The following are encoded in a window of Acropora muricata isolate sample 2 chromosome 6, ASM3666990v1, whole genome shotgun sequence genomic DNA:
- the LOC136920573 gene encoding tuberin-like isoform X6, with protein sequence MSLGIGAYEEISKESPLSNRVKVLRELCDFLASRRVEDHAIEAAWEAVNDLLEASNPVEARHVTLQFLTVMVFAQLGRLGILRAHFFSVVAGHKVAEDVSPRLELLKALSDNGKDISYFEEVTGPFLLSWMPEVMKGGRMDVFMPLVINVIHYNSSFLDEDIITGIVRETCNVTRTTKEEEDIELCLCLLDAVVRYSCLPSNALFDFIAIACRAVNIEKFCQHSWKIMRNLLGTHLGHRGVYTMCNIMEDSDNHSDTMLLRGSVFFIGMCLWGSQRVPNLKYSNTTVLPSMLQALSSHYSLVALEVTLSVQRLVKKYGHELNVVAWDSVLDISEALQKQIEVYSPGENSLIENLHILFTSIEELFETDKFNGPEERFFALIEKSASKRPEHSLHVLVSFKAQTVHPAQEGWLTNLHNLMEKYFRYEIRTSVRAKVLSVLSSLLTSYGHWYEDELLDVAVLPYLSHISEDQDVTVRNEAAQIIIDLCLTSDSLKCQDFLSIIEKVISRHVELLGKGQQLDEQEQLLQEEKELKDVKTAVSGLVQVFKAKLFRLPHSHAVKALQLLVSHVKAHYDHRYSTYIASIIRIMTFECFLSLRCDSSLRIGVCNSSEEENNTKFSRYFTCWHSDLDAKPSSHLGIIQYSEVFEVILKCVQDEWDWTVLEHVLKALPEVLQNKSLILSANPALNAMTSVLCHMVLEPSYIHDLHRVPSGVGRVGLLALIFQVLTVLATYHSNLDRRRQVELVRALELGLGTKCAVRCVSSLTLCTMEMQAVMKSLLPALLFRLSQISATVAMAAPMLEFLSGLVHLPHLYTSFQDSQYKSVFAICLPYTDPYRYSQYTVTLAYHVIAAWFVRSRLAYRKAFVGFVSKGLKASAVNPERFDPRPDSPALATAKSHSNNVSNQPSPQTAPRSISPVTKKETDSSCELHSEMSEVCMDMMARYAFAPCMSQPNRTKAVEFMLASGHSRTWMINNTIVTISTSGTYVGLDGVCENCLALREQKFDISSLEKSKLEKILQQRTTAIAADSAETLLTQASSDHSQGTGIGTRSSANSQTKPDASPKPDSKFTSLEKTALHKSLSVDTAKLKSLSEARSSNASERRNSEPVASAVNPRNCQCVCQGWAEILIRRPCGNLSWIMRIQNRETSASLDGDVSMAVVDDPQIGDFLSTESEKHSEILSTSTESGSVIVDVVRQPKPLDEFSNSVRQHHENESDKTMEPAQLDPVLIYSPSGSLTSPSSTTSQSLESEPYETRDRLLSQSPRKPANVFTMTEPDSCGALGSPEITSTSTEDVAQNQYRHKLRFEKPELGVSPAESYQVSSLPQQNQLGQRREYLSSSEMYRLASDEENVLSRKVEDHRERTGEQGIEFSETGKGEHHAVSQTRKDQRSNSRPCHTTDTDLQMTRDSADANGKAALTLSLDSGSRVAQLRELETESQAPKKSKLKKSSSTNSPIRNKSVLSQSLHSPFASPLQSRRSMAKKSKEAEDRLGLMSASGQPKKSSSSPELSSPPAFPRALGKTSSSRIVSHGGRPQSISKSDKSAPLPGDVADTGPKEPPILVTPSESFRYSLDPSFVFLQLYHASFLGSSNEKPEPLPDSEVIERAIKCLDRIPPYDTHKIGVIYVGPGQHDNEAAILGNVYGSSRYMTFLSGLGTLVRLRDCPPAEIYTGGLDRNGEDGEFAYSWQDDICQVIFHVATLMPTRESDPGCNSKKLHIGNDFVTIVYNDSQQTVKFGRIKGQFNFAEVVIKPLDNASNMVTLRFKDELKDLLTDSGPRVISDANLPRLVRQLVVHINMASVIHQSQKRPTDAYGCNWLERLRQLKRVRSKAAAENFSVPGSPIGKSSPSLGLRPPSLSVTGLTDFTEYVVIK encoded by the exons ATGAGCTTGGGCATTGGTGCCTATGAG GAAATCAGCAAGGAAAGTCCTCTATCCAATAGGGTGAAAGTTTTAAGGGAACTTTGTGATTTCCTGGCAAGTCGGCGGGTGGAGGAT CATGCCATTGAAGCTGCATGGGAAGCCGTTAATGATCTCCTTGAAGCCAGCAATCCCGTAGAAGCACGACATGTTACTCTTCAGTTTCTTACAGTTATGGTCTTTGCACAG CTAGGTAGACTTGGCATATTAAGAGCTCATTTTTTCTCCGTTGTGGCGGGCCACAAAGTTGCTGAAGATGTCTCACCCAG GTTGGAATTGTTGAAGGCTCTTAGTGATAATGGAAAGGATATTTCGTATTTTGAAGAAGTGACTG GACCTTTTCTATTATCATGGATGCCTGAAGTTATGAAGGGAGGGag AATGGATGTTTTCATGCCTCTTGTGATCAATGTGATTCATTACAATTCCAGTTTTTTGGATGAAGATATCATAACTGGCATCGTGAG GGAGACCTGTAATGTTACAAGAACAACCAAAGAAGAAGAGGACATAGAG CTCTGCTTGTGCCTGTTGGATGCTGTGGTTCGTTACAGCTGTCTGCCATCCAATGCCTTGTTTGACTTTATTGCTATAGCTTGTAGAGCTGTGAACATAGAAAAGTTTTGTCAACACAGTTGGAAG ATCATGAGAAATTTGCTGGGAACTCATCTTGGACACAGAGGAGTGTATACCATGTGTAATATCATGGAAGACAG TGACAATCACTCAGACACAATGCTACTGCGAGGATCAGTGTTCTTTATTGGAATGTGTCTGTGGGGCTCACAGAGGGTACCAAACCTGAAATACTCAAACACTACTGTATTACCTTCCATGTTACAA GCTCTTTCCTCTCACTACAGTCTTGTTGCCTTGGAAGTGACGCTTTCTGTCCAGAGACTGGTAAAGAAATATGGTCACGAACTTAATGTTGTGGCCTGGGACTCAGTGTTGGACATAAGCGAGGCTCTCCAAAAGCAAATCGAG GTTTACTCTCCAGGTGAAAATTCCTTGATAGAAAATCTCCACATTTTGTTTACCAGCATTGAGGAACTTTTTGAGACGGACAAATTTAATGGACCAGAGGAAAGGTTCTTTGCTTTGATTGAGAAAAGCGCAAGTAAGAGACCT gaGCATTCTCTTCATGTCCTGGTGTCATTTAAGGCTCAGACGGTCCATCCTGCTCAAGAAGGCTGGCTCACCAACCTTCATAATCTTATGGAGAAGTATTTTAG ATACGAAATCCGTACAAGTGTTAGAGCCAAAGTTCTCAGTGTCTTGTCTTCATTACTTACTTCATATGGACACTGGTATGAG GACGAGCTTCTTGATGTGGCAGTGTTGCCTTACCTCAGTCACATTTCTGAAGACCAAGATGTCACTGTCCGTAACGAAGCTGCGCAAATTATCATTGACTTATGTTTGACAAGTGATTCTCTAAAGTGTCAAGATTTTCTCTCCATCATAGAAAAG GTGATAAGTAGGCACGTTGAACTCTTAGGGAAAGGACAGCAGCTCGACGAACAAGAACAG TTATTGCAGGAGGAAAAGGAATTGAAAGATGTGAAGACAGCTGTCAGTGGCTTGGTGCAAGTTTTTAAG GCCAAGTTGTTTCGCTTACCGCACAGTCATGCTGTCAAGGCATTGCAACTCTTGGTATCTCACGTCAAGGCTCATTATGACCATAGGTACAGCACCTACATTGCCAGTATAATCCGAATCATG acatTTGAGTGTTTCCTTAGTCTACGTTGTGACTCCAGTCTACGAATTGGTGTATGCAACTCTAGTGAAGAGGAGAACAACACCAAGTTTAGCCGCTACTTTACATGTTGGCACAG TGATTTGGACGCCAAGCCGTCCTCTCATCTTGGCATTATTCAATACTCAGAAGTGTTTGAGGTTATTTTAAAGTGTGTGCAAGAT GAGTGGGATTGGACTGTACTGGAACACGTTTTAAAAGCCCTACCCGAGGTCCTACAAAATAAGAGCCTGATACTGTCAGCCAATCCAGCTCTGAATGCCATGACATCAGTTCTCTGCCACATG GTGTTGGAACCTTCCTATATTCATGATCTCCATCGTGTCCCCTCTGGTGTAGGAAGAGTAGGTTTGCTAGCTCTTATATTTCAA GTTTTGACAGTTCTTGCAACATATCACTCCAACTTAGACAGAAGGAGACAG GTTGAGTTGGTGAGGGCTTTAGAACTGGGCTTGGGTACCAAGTGCGCGGTCCGATGTGTGTCATCTCTGACTTTGTGCACCATGGAAATGCAGGCAGTTATGAAGAG TCTTCTCCCAGCTCTTCTCTTCCGTTTGAGCCAGATCTCCGCCACTGTTGCTATGGCAGCTCCGATGCTGGAGTTTCTCTCAG GATTGGTTCATTTACCTCACTTGTACACTAGTTTTCAGGACAGTCAATACAAAAGTGTATTTGCCATTTGTCTACCTTACACTGATCCATACAG GTATTCTCAGTATACCGTGACACTTGCCTACCACGTGATAGCTGCGTGGTTTGTCCGATCACGGCTGGCTTATCGCAAGGCATTTGTAGGATTTGTGAGCAAG GGTCTGAAAGCAAGTGCAGTTAACCCGGAGCGCTTCGATCCCAGACCAGACAGCCCCGCCTTAGCAACAGCCAAATCACATAGTAATAATGTCAGCAACCAGCCCTCACCCCAGACTGCTCCCCGGTCGATTTCGCCCGTAACCAAGAAGGAGACTGACTCATCGTGTGAACTGCACTCTGAGATGAGTGAAGTGTGTATGGACATGATGGCAAGATATGCATTTGCTCCATGTATGTCGCAACCAAACAG GACTAAGGCTGTTGAGTTCATGCTGGCCAGCGGTCACTCCCGCACTTGGATGATCAATAACACTATTGTAACAATAAGCACTTCTGGAACGTACGTTGGCTTGGACGGAGTGTGCGAGAACTGTCTCGCCTTACGAGAGCAAAAATTTGACATTTCATCCCTCGAAAAATCAAAACTAGAGAAAATTCTGCAGCAAAGAACAACAGCCATCGCGGCTGACTCCGCAGAAACACTTCTCACCCAAGCTTCCAGCGACCATTCACAAGGCACGGGAATTGGCACCAGGAGCTCTGCCAATTCACAGACAAAGCCAGATGCGTCGCCGAAACCCGACAGCAAATTCACGAGTTTGGAGAAGACAGCTCTTCATAAATCTCTCTCAGTCGATACTGCAAAGTTAAAATCATTGTCGGAGGCTCGAAGCAGTAATGCCTCTGAGAGGAGAAACAGCGAACCCGTCGCGAGTGCAGTTAATCCCCGCAATTGCCAATGTGTCTGTCAAGGGTGGGCAGAGATTTTGATACGGCGACCCTGCGGTAATCTGTCGTGGATCATGCGCATTCAAAACCGAGAGACGTCAGCGAGTTTAGACGGTGACGTTAGCATGGCTGTTGTggatgatccccaaattggtgATT ttttatctACAGAGAGTGAAAAACACTCAGAGATCCTGAGCACAAGTACAGAAAGCGGATCGGTGATTGTAGATGTAGTCAGGCAACCAAAACCATTGGATG AGTTTTCAAATTCTGTCAGGCAACACCACGAGAACGAGTCTGACAAAACCATGGAACCAGCTCAGCTCGACCCAGTCCTCATCTACTCTCCAAGTGGCAGCTTAACCTCGCCTTCAAGTACCACTTCACAGTCCTTGGAGTCAGAGCCTTATGAGACACGTGATCGACTCCTCAGCCAGAGCCCCAGGAAGCCAGCAAATGTGTTCACG ATGACAGAGCCCGACTCGTGCGGTGCGTTAGGCAGCCCAGAAATCACCTCCACTTCGACGGAAG ATGTTGCGCAAAACCAGTACAGGCACAAACTGCGGTTTGAAAAG CCTGAACTTGGAGTCTCTCCCGCTGAAAGTTATCAAGTTTCCTCTTTGCCACAACAGAACCAACTAGGGCAAAGGAGAGAGTACTTGTCCTCATCGGAGATGTATCGG cTTGCAAGTGATGAAGAAAACGTTCTTTCAAGAAAGGTTGAAGACCATAGGGAACGTACTG GAGAACAAGGCATTGAATTCTCAGAGACGGGTAAAGGCGAACACCATGCTGTATCTCAAACAAGAAAGGACCAGAGGTCTAATTCACGGCCCTGCCACACCACGGATACAGACCTCCAAATGACCCGAGACAGTGCTGACGCGAACGGGAAAGCTGCTTTAACTCTGAGCCTTGATTCGGGATCAAGAGTTGCTCAGCTTCGAGAGCTTGAAACCGAATCTCAA GCCCCAAAGAAAAGTAAACTGAAAAAATCATCAAGCACCAATTCACCAATCAGAAACAAGAGCGTTTTGAGTCAATCTCTCCATTCTCCTTTCGCCTCTCCCCTTCAAAGCAGAAGGTCGATGGCCAAGAAAAGTAAAGAGGCTGAAGACAGGCTTGGTCTCATGAGTGCCAGCGGTCAACCGAAAAAAAGCTCTTCATCACCGGAACTCTCGTCACCTCCAGCTTTTCCGAGAG CGCTTGGCAAAACGTCGAGTTCCAGAATCGTATCTCATGGTGGAAGACCACAGTCCATCAGTAAGTCCGATAAATCAGCTCCTTTACCAGGAGACGTGGCAGATACTGGGCCTAAAGAACCACCTATTTTGGTAACGCCGTCAGAGTCTTTCAGGTACTCCTTGGACCCTTCTTTTGTGTTTCTGCAGCTTTATCATGCTTCCTTTCTTGGATCATCTAACGAGAAACCTGAACCTCTTCCTGATAGTGAG GTGATCGAACGAGCTATTAAATGTCTGGATCGCATTCCACCCTATGACACGCACAAGATTGGTGTTATATATGTTGGCCCAGGGCAACACGACAACGAAGCTGCTATCCTGGGAAATGTCTACGGGTCATCGCGCTACATGACGTTCCTTTCGGGACTCGGGACGCTGGTTCGTCTGCGGGACTGCCCCCCTGCAGAGATTTATACTGGTGGACTTGACAGGAATGGAGAGGACGGTGAATTTGCGTACAGTTGGCAGGACGATATCTGTCAAG TTATTTTCCACGTGGCCACATTGATGCCAACACGAGAGTCGGACCCAGGCTGCAACTCTAAAAAGTTACATATCGGTAACGATTTTGTGACCATCGTCTACAATGATTCCCAGCAGACAGTCAAGTTTGGGAGAATAAAG GGCCAATTTAATTTTGCCGAAGTAGTTATCAAACCACTAGATAATGCTTCCAATATGGTGACACTGCGATTCAAAGACGAGTTGAAAGATCTGTTAACTGACTCAGGACCACGGGTTATTTCCGACGCTAATCTTCCCCGCTTAGTAAGGCAGCTGGTGGTACACATAAAT ATGGCATCTGTTATCCACCAAAGCCAGAAGAGACCCACTGACGCTTACGGCTGCAATTGGCTGGAACGACTGCGACAACTAAAGCGCGTGCGCAGCAAGGCGGCCGCTGAGAATTTTTCAGTTCCCGGCAGTCCCATCGGGAAAAGTTCTCCCTCACTTGGTCTGCGCCCGCCATCTTTATCAGTCACAGGTCTAACAGACTTCACCGAGTACGTCGTCATAAAATAA